The following are from one region of the Aspergillus luchuensis IFO 4308 DNA, chromosome 4, nearly complete sequence genome:
- a CDS encoding DASH complex subunit DAD1 (COG:S;~EggNog:ENOG410PSSK;~InterPro:IPR013958;~PFAM:PF08649;~go_component: GO:0042729 - DASH complex [Evidence IEA];~go_component: GO:0072686 - mitotic spindle [Evidence IEA];~go_process: GO:0007052 - mitotic spindle organization [Evidence IEA]) yields the protein MSTTPIPKNRSSSPTVFEQQRAELVREIAVGMEQVLQNINRLNRNLESIISVGNEFGSVEALWSQFENFMGSRPGEEQKGGAGAGAGAGGGGGGGQHQDDEEGSQLQEEDHR from the exons atgtcaacaacaccaatCCCCAAAAACCGATCATCCAGTCCAACAGTTTTCGAACAGCAGCGAGCAGAATTAGTTCGAGAGATTGCAGTG GGTATGGAACAAGTCCTCCAAAACATCAACCGGCTAAACCGGAACCTGGAGAGCATTATTTCC GTGGGAAACGAATTCGGCTCTGTGGAAGCGCTCTGGTCCCAGTTTGAGAACTTTATGGGCAGCAGGCCTggggaggagcagaagggtggtgctggtgctggtgctggtgctggcggtgggggtggaggcggGCAGCatcaggatgatgaggaggggagtcAGCTTCAGGAGGAGGATCATCGGTGA
- the RHO4 gene encoding Rho4-like protein (COG:S;~EggNog:ENOG410PFVZ;~InterPro:IPR005225,IPR001806,IPR027417,IPR003578;~PFAM:PF08477,PF00071;~go_function: GO:0003924 - GTPase activity [Evidence IEA];~go_function: GO:0005525 - GTP binding [Evidence IEA];~go_process: GO:0007264 - small GTPase mediated signal transduction [Evidence IEA]), with the protein MSGTMYDEHVYAPSRRHSVATPPPSMTPRHSRTRSQSVRVSNGTVSTNTSVSSGRMSEATNITHPPAYSKKFVVVGDGGCGKTCLLISYSQGYFPEKYVPTVFENYITQTTHRASGKTVELALWDTAGQEEYDRLRPLSYPETDLLFVCFAIDCPASLENVMDKWYPEVLHFCPTTPLILVGLKSDLRSKRTCIELLKTQGLTPVTPEQGEAVARRMNASYIECSSKEMRGVDGVFSLAVDTVVSAEEQDWNDRQTSSTPGSKPKVGGGGGGKKVKKRSCKIL; encoded by the exons ATGTCAGGTACAATGTACGACGAGCACGTTTATGCACCCTCACGGCGCCATTCAGTTGCtactcctcccccatccatgACTCCACGACATAGTCGGACCCGCAGTCAAAGTGTCAGAGTTAGCAACGGCACCGTGAGCACAAATACAAGCGTTTCAAGTGGGAGGATGTCGGAAGCTACAAACATTACACATCCGCCTGCGTATTCCAAGAAGTTTGTTGtggttggcgatggtggatgtggaaagACGTGCCTTTTGATCAGTTATTCCCAAGGTTATTTCCCAGAG AAATATGTCCCTACTGTGTTCGAGAACTACATCACACAAACCACCCACCGAGCTTCGGGCAAGACGGTTGAACTAGCCCTCTGGGATACAGCGGGACAGGAAGAATATGACCGCCTGCGTCCACTGTCATATCCGGAGACGGACCTGTTATTTGTTTGCTTTGCGATAGATTGCCCTGCATCTTTGGAGAACGTCATGGACAAG TGGTATCCTGAAGTTCTGCACTTTTGTCCCACTACCCCGCTCATTCTGGTTGGGTTGAAGTCAGATTTGCGCTCGAAGAGAACGTGTATCGAACTTCTAAAGACCCAGGGTCTAACGCCTGTGACGCCGGAACAAGGTGAGGCGGTGGCGCGCAGGATGAATGCCTCTTACATTGAGTGTAGTAGCAAAGAAATGCGCGGCGTCGACGGCGTCTTCTCCCTGGCAGTTGATACCGTTGTCTCTGCCGAGGAACAAGACTGGAATGACCGCCAGACGTCTTCTACTCCCGGAAGCAAACCTaaagttggtggtggcggcggaggaaagAAGGTCAAAAAGCGTTCCTGCAAGATTTTGTAG
- a CDS encoding PAP2 domain protein (COG:I;~EggNog:ENOG410PJT6;~InterPro:IPR036938,IPR000326;~PFAM:PF01569;~TransMembrane:9 (i60-81o93-112i133-155o167-185i192-213o219-239i251-272o292-313i500-522o)), whose protein sequence is MVNGKNGQPDAGLRSLDHYRNQLPYWRYWPRQKLLPLIRYETPYLAWVQERVRTPALDSYFAFTANLGTHTFFMVFLPILFWCGYTSLGRGMVHLLASGVFFSGFIKDLLCLPRPLSPPLQRITMSGSAALEYGFPSTHSTNAVSVAAYALALLNSPESTLSPQVNIVLQAITYLYVCSIVLGRLYCGMHGFFDVVIGCLLGFLLAFLQYTFGPTIDEYVISATGRGVTLVILLILGLVRIHPEPADDCPCFDDSVAFAGVTLGAQVAYWHIARSSLMWDEPVPANVPFEFQRVGLVKTALRLIIGVLMLFTWRAVTKPVLLRALPPVFRGLEKLGLILPRRFFRNASQYTTVPSQLRDHEVLPGFSEIPSIITTIRHPRRRAISIGPQSEADAYETLAYREKRRRESLSTANQPSPVPEAGGPASESEPRKLSRKPSKLHEYENMMGTGAPGVATSVDVSSQEASSTVPFPPFESEIEADEKEVFSQIKRPRVRYDVEVVTKLVVYSGIAWIVMEGAPLFFDRIGLAP, encoded by the exons ATGGTCAATGGGAAGAATGGCCAGCCGGACGCTGGGCTGAGAAGCCTCGATCATT ATCGAAACCAGCTCCCTTATTGGCGTTATTGGCCACGACAGAAGCTCCTCCCCCTAATTCGATATGAGACTCCGTATCTGGCTTGGGTCCAGGAGAGGGTCCGCACTCCGGCCCTAGACTCCTACTTTGCCTTCACGGCCAATCTGGGCACACATACCTTTTTCATGGTTTTCCTGCCGATCTTGTTCTGGTGCGGGTATACGAGCTTGGGGCGCGG GATGGTGCATCTTTTGGCCTCCGGCGTGTTTTTCAGTGGTTTCATCAAGGACTTGCTTTGCCTCCCGCGGCCTCtatcccctcctctccaacgGATAACAATGTCCGGCTCTGCGGCGTTGGAATACGGATTCCCATCGACTCACTCCACCAATGCGGTCTCGGTTGCGGCATACGCTCTCGCGCTATTGAACTCCCCCGAATCCACCCTGAGCCCTCAGGTCAATATCGTCCTCCAAGCTATAACATACCTCTACGTCTGTTCCATTGTCCTGGGTCGTCTGTACTGTGGTATGCATGGGTTTTTTGATGTTGTCATTGGATGTTTACTTGGattcctcctcgccttcctacAGTATACGTTTGGTCCGACCATCGATGAGTATGTCATTTCTGCTACCGGAAGGGGGGTTACACTAGTGATTCTGTTGATTTTGGGTTTGGTTCGTATACACCCAGAGCCTGCCGATGACTGCCCGTGCTTCGACGACAGTGTGGCTTTTGCAGGAGTCACGCTTGGAGCACAAGTGGCCTATTGGCACATAGCTAGGTCAAGCCTGATGTGGGATGAACCTGTGCCGGCCAATGTCCCATTCGAATTTCAGCGTGTAGGTCTCGTCAAGACGGCTCTCCGCCTCATCATTGGTGTTCTTATGCTCTTCACGTGGCGAGCTGTCACCAAGCCCGTTCTGCTTCGGGCTTTGCCTCCTGTTTTCCGGGGCCTGGAAAAGTTGGGCCTCATACTTCCCCGGAGATTTTTCCGGAACGCTTC ACAATACACGACAGTTCCATCCCAGCTCCGGGACCACGAAGTGCTACCGGGCTTCTCGGAGATACCGTCAATAATAACCACGATCCGGCATCCTCGACGACGCGCTATTTCGATCGGCCCGCAATCAGAGGCTGACGCGTATGAGACCCTGGCATATCGTGAGAAGCGGAGACGGGAAAGTCTTTCAACGGCCAACCAGCCATCCCCAGTACCGGAAGCAGGTGGACCGGCCTCGGAGTCCGAGCCACGGAAACTGTCGCGGAAACCATCTAAATTGCACGAGTATGAGAATATGATGGGCACAGGTGCCCCTGGTGTGGCGACTTCTGTCGATGTTAGCTCACAAGAAGCTTCTTCGAccgttcccttccctccatTTGAGTCGGAAATTGAAGCcgacgagaaggaagtgTTTTCGCAGATCAAACGGCCCCGAGTGCGCTATGATGTGGAGGTTGTCACGAAACTCGTTGTATATTCCG GAATTGCCTGGATTGTGATGGAGGGAGCGCCTTTGTTCTTCGATCGGATAGGGCTGGCGCCATAG